The Polypterus senegalus isolate Bchr_013 unplaced genomic scaffold, ASM1683550v1 scaffold_6893, whole genome shotgun sequence DNA segment GCTCACTTGAGACCTCTTTCCTCTTGTCTTTGTTTCGTCTTGTGTTTTAGTTTCCTCTTTGGTTTGTCATCTTTGCTTCCCCGGCAGTGCAAGTGGCTGTGAAGACTTGACTGATGTCTGCAACCCTCAGTACACAACCTGTACGACTGTGGCGGTCAAAGACAGCATCGGTAAGTGTGAGCGAAAAGCAAAGCGCAGGAATACAGAGGGCCACAGGAAAAGGCCTTCTCTACTCGATAAAGGGGACTCCATCTATACAGATGAAGATCTGAGCAAAAGATAGAGAATTTATGGCACAGGATCCTGAAAGGTTTTTCTAGTTTATCTAATTCGGAATGCTCACTGATCATACAATCTCGGGGCAGACAATTTAATAAGACTTTCTGAGATTTTTGAGAAATAAAAGCCACATTGAAACATGAAGTGAGCAATGATTGGAGACTCCAGATTCAAAGAGTGCAAGGGCCCTCAGCGATAAACAGATTCCCACATCGCCCACAGCTAATGAAGTGTCTTACACTTTTTTCTCGGTTTCAGGTGGTTATTTGAATGACTACATCCAGCAATACTGCACCATCCCAGACAGCTGTAATGAGACAACTTCCATTAACTTTGGAGAGGGCAGCATAACAAGAACAACCGAATGCTGTGACACCGACTTTTGTGAGGCGCCAGTGCAAGAAGGTTAGCAGAGGCTTTGACTTTCACAATCCACATCATTGTGAAGAGATCAAGAACAGAATATCTCAATGCATTCAACCCTGACTTTTGATGCAAAGCTTTCATGTTACTGATGAGAgccatggaataagtgaccaagtagttcGGTAGAtggtaggactttaaggaccttcagaaCATGGACTTGatgaaattttaaaagaattatgtggataggactagcaagctttgttgagctgaattgCCTGCCCTCATTTAAACTTCTCCATAGGCCTAATGATGTCACATTAATCACAGACATTTACTAAGATACTCCAGCCATCCACAGTCATTTCAGACTTGAAATGTgctcaaggtaggaaccaaccctggacaggatggcaGTGTTTTTCAGGGTAGACCCCTACACTAGAAGTGACCATCTAAAGTGTCAAAGAGCATGTGCAAGTTAGTCTGGTTTTCACCAAAATTAAATTGTCATTTGTTAACAGCAAGCGATCAATGCTGTTTTTGGGGAACCCCTCGATCTCACAAGTGGGGGTGTCTTGGTGAAGTCTTCATTGGAAACTTGAAGAAGGGGTGGAGGTGTGCTTGGATAGCGTTGAGCGGCACATCCCTGTTCATTTGAGGCCTGTGTtgagaattgtgtttattaaattctACCAACTTTTTAAAAGATTGACTTGCATCTCTAATCGTGcactaataataatttaatttaacttaaagctttaactttctaagattggctcttacagtgcCAGTGCTTTTGATGGCACCTGCATATCTGTCAGGATTACAAAGACGCTCCTGCAGAAGGCCGGGGTAGAgagtgtcggtcctggagggccgcagtggctgcaggtttttgttccaacccaattgcttcattagaaatctcagaccttatttaatgtaatggcttgttagtctgcagtgTTTGGCTCTTGTATCACAGATTTGTTTTCCTTCCCAAAcaaatcatccaaatgatttgaagcctaaaacagatcattttcactttgtcatatttttctcttaaatgtttcatgaaatcaaaaaATACTGATGAATCCaaacaggtgtaaatggagacaagtgagatggagaactgctggctcctttctcaTTTACATCTAACTGCTAGTAAGGAGTCATTAATAACAGCgagtgcagctgtttaagactgaaataagaaaggagaaccttaacaagtgagaccactaaaatgaagcagaaaatgtcacttgagcaataagtgcttcattagcaataattggcttctcattaagaaacttgtaacctgtagccactgcgggcATTCAGGACTCACCCTGTCTGCCCCGGCTTAGGCTATCAATATTTGACCAAATAATTGTTCCATAATTATAATGATtgaattttgtgtgttttttagcTGACATGTCTTCTGCACCAAACGGCTTGGTGTGCTGTGTTGGGACAAACGGCACATGTGGGAAAGTAGCAGAATGCATTGGGATCGAAGACCACTGCTTCACGGCTGTCTGTAAGTCACATTACAAACTGGAGTGATGCTGAGCAAGCCGGTCTGCTGAAGACATTTCAAATATATGagatttgtgttaatattgttatgtgtTACTTGTGCAGTCATTCAATGTGAATATTATGTTGGTGATGTCACTTTGACACCACTTtattttgacaatatatatatatatatatatatatatatatatatatatatatatatatatatatatatatatatatatatatatatatatatattctaaactTATTAGTTATTTAAGGTTAAAATGTCAGCAGCTGCATTTCTTAGAACAAtggcttttttttaaacttaacaatGAGACAATAAGACAGGCCTGCTTGCAAGCAAAGAATCCAGCAACCTTTATGCTAACAAATAAATGAAGGCTTTTAAGCTActtagaaatgaaaaatataagcattcatttttaaaaactctaaAACTAAATGAATGAAGGCACACTGATCGTTAAATATAAATTTTCTAAAATAGCAGGAGCCGGTGACGATGAACGTGTGACATGAAATCCCTGTGAACAGTCCTCTAAAGGagatgtaaagttttgtcctaccaggttcagGTTGACATGTGAGGATTGGAGGTGACTGGTAGTGCTCTCCAGACGGAGACGAAGCCAACCAAGACAAATCCACACCGACAAACAGGCAGAGGACGGCACATACATCCAGATAAAACTGGAATCCAAGGCAGCAGTAGATTATTATCTAATAGAATGTTTGAAGAGTAGAAGTGACACTGATAGATCGCAATCCTCCCTCTGTCTTTTAGGCTCCTTTTTAAAGAGCCTGTCTTATTAATCTCCTTCCCAGCAACCGCTGCCTCCTGCTTATCTGGCCAATAATGTTATAGCGTCAGAACCGTTGGGAAATGTAAGTTCTTTTAATTAGTGCTgctccaaacatccatccatccatccattttccaacccgctgaatccaaacacagggtcacgggggtctgctggagccaattccagccaacacagggcacaaggcaggaatcaatcccgggtagggtgccaacccaccgcagcgctccaaacataaatcaaaaaatctaaaatgaacaaaagaaacatcTGGGAGTGCTTCCTTTTGTAACGTGGTAACCCAGTAAGACTTTGTAAGTCTCATTTGAACCGAATGCCTACCTGGGGTGAGACTGTGGACCAAACAAATAGATGTAATCAGGGTTCAGAAACGCAGGCGCAGGAGAGCAGCTTCCCTTTGGTCCATTCAGAAAAGGATGACATTTTATTTAGAGGATAAGCTCGATGTTgatcaagttgaagttattttttcattaaaatgatacACGACTCCGCAGCaacttcactttttctgttttttcagacAGTTCAGTGCTGATTTACATGGGATGCTGCTCAACAAATTTTTGCCAAAATATTCGATTTAACTGCTGCCAAGGAAATCTCTGCAACAAGCCAAGTAAGTAACTTCAAAGCCTTCAATTTGCCCGAGTAAGACACACAAACGTTCAGCTCTAAGCAGTGGCCACGGCCCAGCAAGAGGGGGCAGTGTGGTCAAAATTCCACATCCTGCTATTAGTGCCAATTCTAAGGTGGTTTAAAGGATACCAGCAATGCTGCATATACCAGTTAGACTAATTAACAAaagtcatcttcttcttcctcttcatcttttcccacttctgccAAATCCATTTGCACAGCACAGCATTAACTGGCctttcactggatgaatatgcattttaataaataatggcaGATAACAAAGGCAGAATTGATTACTTGTGTACACTGGCACTCCTCTCATCCACTGAAATGGCAGTGCATGCTTTGCTACTCAGATTTCAAAGCATCTCGCCGGCTTGAGTCACTCACAAACACAATGCAATATGAGGATTTCTTCTGTCCTCTCTGTctgctttaaatatataaattcagaCCTAATTAATCCACTCCAGAGCCACAGTTAGCATTCAGTCACATGTTCACAACATCCCAACTTTTGTGCTTTGGCCAATTATTACTATTGTGAAATAAGCCATTTCTGGGAAATCTTCTGAATGCACAACAGCGATGCACATTGAAGCAGGATTGAACTTTTGAATTAAAGGCTCACCTCACTATTCATTTGTTGGTCATTACATCAGACATACAGGACGTTAGGGTTATGCAAGAGCTGTTTGTGAAACTGCACAGTGAATTGACCTTCTTGTGGTTTGCACCAACACAAGGCCAGGTCCTTGACCTGTTCATTTGTCATTGTACTCCCTTCTCAGGTCCAGCTGCACAATGTTAACACGACTTGATGTGCCATGGTGGCCCATGAATTCAAGGAAGGCAGGAATCGCATCAGGAAtaataaaggagaattaaaaacaTAGTGATAGTGAAATAGGGGATGCTCTAAACTCGTATTTCTCTgagtcttcacatgtgaggaagtagataacatCCCAGCAGTAAAAGAGACTACTAAAGAGATTCTGAGG contains these protein-coding regions:
- the LOC120519582 gene encoding urokinase plasminogen activator surface receptor-like, whose translation is SSLVCHLCFPGSASGCEDLTDVCNPQYTTCTTVAVKDSIGGYLNDYIQQYCTIPDSCNETTSINFGEGSITRTTECCDTDFCEAPVQEADMSSAPNGLVCCVGTNGTCGKVAECIGIEDHCFTAVYSSVLIYMGCCSTNFCQNIRFNCCQGNLCNKPKIDFSSVNAYTINTTSVILTWNTSSSRHTSYILEVLGDVTVNITVSSTVAVVTGLTPGHGYLFRIIPVTGSIVMEADIVTVTQFT